In Nymphaea colorata isolate Beijing-Zhang1983 unplaced genomic scaffold, ASM883128v2 scaffold0115, whole genome shotgun sequence, one DNA window encodes the following:
- the LOC116268113 gene encoding uncharacterized protein LOC116268113 → MGGDIRTQFLRSEASVGITRESFTRRFLYAADPHSDNYLLDRYAPTPSQLQGLSIEQEKGIGYLMGEIIFRAGESLRLPVSTTVVAAAIAHYFYSRHGFLDHDFRDVAMGATFLACKSEETLRKSYEVSAVFDHVFKVTPSYKGLRGTAFPSEATVYRLFDIPHRYIGGLFMTFDRHPESRRICQLSWTHLNDFYRTNCPLFYPGPTIAAASVYLAMLKLGVRMPNVPWWVLIEAHL, encoded by the exons ATGGGTGGTGAT ATCCGCACCCAGTTCCTCAGGAGCGAAGCATCCGTCGGCATCACCAGGGAAAGCTTCACCCGCCGCTTCCTCTACGCCGCCGACCCCCACTCCGACAACTACCTGCTCGACCGCTACGCGCCCACGCCCTCACAACTCCAGGGACTCTCCATCGAGCAGGAGAAGGGCATCGGCTACCTCATGGGCGAAATCATCTTCCGGGCGGGCGAGTCGCTCCGGCTGCCCGTCTCCACCACCGTCGTCGCCGCAGCCATCGCCCACTACTTCTACTCGCGCCACGGCTTCCTCGACCACGACTTCCGCGACGTGGCCATGGGCGCCACCTTCCTCGCCTGCAAGTCCGAAGAAACCCTTCGCAAGTCCTACGAAGTCTCCGCAGTCTTCGACCACGTCTTCAAAGTAACCCCCAGCTATAAAGGTCTTCGAGGGACAGCGTTCCCCAGTGAAGCCACAG TCTATCGACTTTTCGACATCCCGCACCGCTACATCGGCGGCCTCTTCATGACCTTCGACCGCCACCCTGAATCCCGCCGCATCTGCCAGCTCTCCTGGACGCACCTCAACGACTTCTACCGGACCAACTGTCCCCTCTTCTACCCCGGCCCCACCATCGCAGCGGCATCGGTCTACTTGGCCATGCTGAAGCTGGGCGTGAGGATGCCTAACGTTCCCTGGTGGGTG
- the LOC116268114 gene encoding LOW QUALITY PROTEIN: uncharacterized protein LOC116268114 (The sequence of the model RefSeq protein was modified relative to this genomic sequence to represent the inferred CDS: deleted 2 bases in 1 codon; substituted 5 bases at 5 genomic stop codons), which translates to MKNIDEYLCTLESLGVIPERXVKSICEKVLPTLKAKXILSXEPNLVHVRAPVTVCGDTHGQFFDLLXIFEICGKLPHTNYLFMGDYVDRGFNSVETFLYILLLKIKYRSRITILRGNHENREINKLYGFYDECLKKYGTDLIWKMFADIFQCLPVAAEIXNQVFCLHGGLSPEIETLDQLRNINRFQDVPHNGALCDLLWSDPADEGKTGFSSSPRGAGYCWGEDISDKFLRKNNLKTICRAHQLVMEGYSYAHKNKCVTVFSAPNYCYRCGNQAAALEFGDTLEINYQKYDPSPKEKETEPTRRVPEYFL; encoded by the exons ATGAAGAACATCGACGAATACCTCTGCACCCTCGAGAGCCTCGGAGTCATCCCAGAACGCTAGGTCAAATCCATCTGCGAAAAGGTACTGCCCACCCTA AAGGCCAAGTAGATCCTGAGCTAGGAGCCGAACCTGGTGCATGTGCGTGCTCCGGTGACTGTGTGCGGGGACACCCACGGCCAATTCTTCGACCTGCTGTAGATCTTCGAGATCTGCGGGAAGCTGCCGCACACGAACTACCTGTTCATGGGGGACTACGTGGACCGCGGCTTCAACAGCGTGGAGACCTTCCTCTACATCCTGCTGCTCAAGATCAAGTACCGCAGCCGCATCACCATCCTGCGCGGAAACCACGAGAACCGCGAGATCAACAAGCTCTACGGCTTCTACGACGAGTGCCTCAAGAAGTACGGCACCGACCTCATCTGGAAGATGTTCGCAGATATCTTCCAGTGCCTCCCTGTCGCAGCAGAAATTTAAAACCAGGTCTTTTGCCTACACGGAGGACTCTCGCCCGAAATCGAGACCCTCGATCAACTCAGGAATATCAATCGGTTCCAAGATGTGCCACATAACGGCGCCCTCTGCGACCTATTGTGGTCCGACCCTGCGGACGAAGGCAAGACAGGCTTCAGTTCCTCTCCTCGTGGGGCCGGGTACTGTTGGGGCGAGGACATTTCGGACAAGTTCCTGCGGAAGAACAACCTGAAGACCATCTGCCGAGCCCACCAGTTGGTGATGGAGGGGTACAGCTACGCCCACAAGAACAAGTGCGTCACCGTCTTCTCCGCCCCCAACTACTGCTACCGCTGCGGAAACCAGGCAGCTGCTCTCGAGTTTGGAGACACGCTCGAAATCAACTACCAGAAGTACGACCCCTCGCCCAAGGAAAAGGAAACCGAACCCACCCGAAGGGTCCCAGAGTACTTCCTATGA
- the LOC116268115 gene encoding LOW QUALITY PROTEIN: uncharacterized protein LOC116268115 (The sequence of the model RefSeq protein was modified relative to this genomic sequence to represent the inferred CDS: substituted 1 base at 1 genomic stop codon) encodes MEDAVLCQELIDGVYLFGVFDGHGGPXVAHFAAQNLPKELLNDPSFKDRLAAAEPTGRGRMTVIGKRLGVTLGSKEKVSYRAGTTAVVLLMTKDRFYVANIGDSRAVLCRGDNAVALSTDHKPDSPSEKARIEKAGGYVQLGRVNGSLSLSRSFGDF; translated from the exons ATGGAAGACGCTGTCCTTTGCCAGGAGCTAATCGATGGAGTTTACCTCTTCGGGGTCTTCGACGGTCACGGCGGACCATAGGTGGCCCACTTTGCTGCTCAGAACCTCCCCAAGGAACTCCTCAATGACCCATCCTTCAAA GATCGACTAGCTGCTGCTGAGCCCACGGGGAGAGGAAGAATGACGGTGATCGGCAAGAGGCTGGGCGTAACGCTCGGATCCAAGGAGAAGGTGAGCTACCGAGCTGGAACCACCGCTGTGGTGCTCCTCATGACCAAGGACCGCTTCTACGTTGCCAATATCGGCGACTCCAGGGCGGTCCTGTGCAGGGGCGACAACGCAGTTGCCCTCTCCACCGACCACAAGCCCGATTCCCCCTCCGAGAAGGCCAGAATCGAGAAGGCGGGAGGCTACGTGCAGCTGGGAAGGGTGAATGGGTCGCTGTCCCTCTCTCGCTCCTTCGGCGACTTCTAG